Proteins from one Rosa chinensis cultivar Old Blush chromosome 7, RchiOBHm-V2, whole genome shotgun sequence genomic window:
- the LOC112180291 gene encoding ethylene-responsive transcription factor ERF022 produces the protein MTQEINQTLRADMEEVHEPAVKYRGVRKRKWGKWVSEIREPGKKTRIWLGSYEAPEMAAAAYDAAALHLRGPGVLLNFPEMVDSLPRPASSSPSDVQLAAQEAAMRFRRLPMGSVSTEVAGGSSGGAAPVTVGLSPSQIQAINESPLDSPKMWMQYMYMSHRDEALFFGEDMPSSMGFYDDHDDGLQHQSIWDS, from the coding sequence ATGACCCAAGAAATTAATCAAACCCTCCGGGCAGATATGGAGGAAGTACACGAGCCTGCAGTCAAGTACAGAGGCGTACGCAAGcgaaaatggggtaaatgggtGTCCGAAATCAGGGAACCGGGAAAGAAAACCCGGATATGGCTAGGAAGCTACGAGGCCCCCGAAATGGCCGCCGCCGCCTACGATGCGGCGGCATTGCACCTCAGAGGACCGGGGGTCCTGCTTAATTTTCCTGAAATGGTTGATAGTCTTCCGAGGCCAGCGAGTTCGAGTCCCTCGGACGTGCAGTTGGCGGCTCAAGAGGCGGCTATGAGGTTTAGGAGACTGCCAATGGGGTCGGTTTCGACGGAGGTGGCTGGTGGCTCCAGTGGTGGCGCGGCTCCGGTGACGGTGGGACTGTCGCCGAGTCAAATTCAGGCGATTAATGAGTCGCCATTAGACTCACCTAAGATGTGGATGCAGTACATGTACATGTCTCATCGTGATGAGGCTTTGTTTTTTGGGGAGGACATGCCATCGTCTATGGGTTTCTATGATGATCATGATGATGGTTTGCAGCATCAGTCCATTTGGGACTCCTAG